A genomic region of Phragmites australis chromosome 2, lpPhrAust1.1, whole genome shotgun sequence contains the following coding sequences:
- the LOC133904767 gene encoding uncharacterized protein LOC133904767 isoform X2 yields the protein MVLYALLVGAELDGLTNLQPRRGCDDPNFPYYLKLRCENCGETTAKATYVTLSEAVDQPKGRGTANLVQKLNFVL from the exons ATGGTGTTGTACGCGCTGTTGGTGGGTGCGGAGCTGGACGGCCTCACCAACCTGCAGCCCCGCCGCGGCTGCGACGACCCCAACTTCCCCTACTACCTCAAG CTGCGGTGCGAGAACTGCGGGGAGACCACCGCCAAGGCCACCTACGTCACCCTCAGCGAGGCCGTCGACCAGCCCAAGGGACGCGGCACCGCCAACCTCGTCCAGAAG
- the LOC133904767 gene encoding uncharacterized protein LOC133904767 isoform X3 — translation MVLYALLVGAELDGLTNLQPRRGCDDPNFPYYLKLRCENCGETTAKATYVTLSEAVDQPKGRGTANLVQKVIKA, via the exons ATGGTGTTGTACGCGCTGTTGGTGGGTGCGGAGCTGGACGGCCTCACCAACCTGCAGCCCCGCCGCGGCTGCGACGACCCCAACTTCCCCTACTACCTCAAG CTGCGGTGCGAGAACTGCGGGGAGACCACCGCCAAGGCCACCTACGTCACCCTCAGCGAGGCCGTCGACCAGCCCAAGGGACGCGGCACCGCCAACCTCGTCCAGAAG